The following proteins are co-located in the Imtechella halotolerans genome:
- the glmM gene encoding phosphoglucosamine mutase encodes MTLIKSISGIRGTIGGVVGDNLTPVDAVKFAAAYGTWLKQQYSKERLTVVIGRDARISGEMIQNLVTSTLVGLGIDIIDLGLSTTPTVEVAVPLEKADGGIILTASHNPKQWNALKLLNAKGEFLSGEDGAEILKIAESDAFTFAEVDHLGTILNNDAYIDIHIDEVLDLPLVNVEQIRQSKFKVVVDGVNSTGGIAIPKLLKELGVEVIELYCTPDGHFAHNPEPLKEHLQDISALVVQEKADFGIVVDPDVDRLAFICEDGEMFGEEYTLVACADYVLEKNPGNTVSNMSSSRALRDITEKHGGTYEASAVGEVNVVALMKTNEAIIGGEGNGGIIYPELHYGRDALVGVALFLSLLAERKVSVRQLRDSYPSYFMSKNKIELTPQIDVDAILKEMTTRYENENISTVDGVKIDFPDNWVHLRKSNTEPIIRIYTEAFSQTEADALANRIIEEIKEIAGI; translated from the coding sequence ATGACATTAATTAAATCAATTTCAGGAATACGAGGAACTATTGGAGGTGTAGTAGGGGATAATTTAACCCCAGTTGATGCTGTAAAATTTGCGGCGGCCTATGGTACTTGGTTAAAACAACAATATAGTAAAGAACGGCTAACCGTAGTAATTGGAAGGGATGCTAGAATTTCGGGTGAGATGATTCAAAATCTTGTAACCTCAACCTTAGTAGGTTTAGGAATAGATATTATTGATCTTGGATTAAGTACTACACCGACTGTTGAAGTAGCCGTTCCTTTAGAAAAAGCTGATGGAGGAATCATTCTCACGGCTAGTCATAACCCAAAACAATGGAATGCCTTAAAACTACTAAATGCCAAAGGTGAATTTCTAAGTGGAGAAGATGGGGCAGAAATATTAAAAATTGCAGAGAGTGATGCTTTTACTTTTGCCGAAGTGGATCATTTAGGGACTATTTTAAACAATGATGCCTATATAGATATTCATATCGATGAAGTTTTAGACTTACCACTTGTAAATGTGGAACAAATTCGCCAATCTAAGTTTAAGGTGGTGGTAGACGGTGTAAATTCAACGGGGGGTATTGCCATTCCTAAACTTTTAAAAGAATTAGGAGTTGAAGTAATAGAATTATACTGTACCCCAGACGGACATTTCGCTCATAATCCTGAACCATTGAAGGAGCATTTACAAGATATTAGTGCCCTAGTGGTACAAGAAAAGGCTGATTTTGGGATTGTTGTAGATCCAGATGTGGATCGATTGGCATTTATTTGTGAGGATGGAGAAATGTTCGGAGAAGAGTACACTTTAGTAGCATGTGCAGATTATGTACTTGAAAAAAATCCAGGAAATACAGTATCTAATATGTCTTCCAGTAGAGCATTACGGGATATTACAGAAAAACATGGTGGCACCTATGAAGCTTCTGCTGTTGGTGAAGTAAATGTGGTCGCCTTAATGAAAACGAATGAAGCCATCATAGGAGGTGAAGGTAATGGAGGTATCATATACCCTGAACTCCATTATGGAAGAGACGCACTGGTTGGAGTAGCCTTGTTCTTGTCATTATTAGCTGAGCGTAAAGTGTCAGTTCGTCAATTACGTGACAGTTATCCTAGTTATTTTATGAGTAAAAATAAAATTGAATTAACACCTCAAATAGATGTGGATGCCATTCTTAAGGAAATGACCACCCGTTATGAAAATGAAAATATAAGCACTGTCGATGGTGTTAAAATAGACTTTCCTGACAATTGGGTACATTTGCGAAAATCAAATACAGAACCAATTATCCGTATTTATACAGAAGCATTTTCTCAAACGGAGGCTGATGCATTGGCAAATCGAATAATCGAAGAAATAAAAGAAATAGCGGGTATATAA